ACTTGTTACCGTTCCCGATTCCGATGTTGGACGCGCCGCCCGCAGAGTTGCCGCCGCTTACACTGGACCCGCCTAGGACACCATTGGGTTGACCCGCTGTACCGTTAATGGTGGCCAACGCGGACCCGCTCGACTGCTCACGGGTCACTTTGATAGGGATGGCAGCGACGGACTGGAAGTCGCGGTCCGCCATGCCGGCTTCCCCCATCACCCGGGCCCCGTTCAGATCAAGCACCGATCCGCCAAGCTGGGTCAGCGGACTCCCGCTCTGACTGTTCACACTCATCCCAAATTGCTCACACTGCGCGATCGGGGAAACGCAGAAGAAGTGAACCAGAGAGATCCACACCTCTTGCTGGTAAGATGGAGGGCAgcactgttcaatttcatGATATTTTTCTTACCGACAAAccgaaaaaaaaaagaaccaATCACATGACTATCCCGTGACACACTTGAAAACCGTCACGTGTTTGTATTTTGGTAACCTTTAGGGTGCTGTCATGTGAAAATCACTTGGCCTTTCTCTGTCACATGACTATCACGTTTTTATCACGTGCTACGGTTTTTGTCACGTGACTGCTGCAGATTTTAGGGGAGATGACGCGACATTTCCCAAATTCCCCGAAGCGGTAATATTTGCTGTTTCTGAGCCCCTAAATTAGGGGACGCACAGGTGCGCGCTGCGGGGAATGTGACGTATAAAAGGACTTCTCTTGCGATCTCAGATTAGAAATGACATGAATCTTGGGACATCTgtgtctcttctctcttcgcctctccttcaagtgcCTTGTGACCAGGAAAAATATAGCAACCGAAGATAAATGAAGTTGTTTAGTGTGCTTGCTGGTGGAGCTGTGCTGGCGCAGGTGTGCGTGGCGAAACAGAGTGTTTTCTCGTTTGAGAACTGGTCTCAGAAGGATCTCACGGATTATCTGCAGGACCACGCGGAcaatttgaaggatataGGGTCGATGTCGCTCGATGAGCTGAAGAAGGACGCCTTGCAGATGTGGGAGAAGAACGCCCAGCCCAAGCCCTGGTGGCAGGTGTGGAAGTCGGACGAGTGGTCTTTCCCTTGGACCTCCGCTGGCGGGGGGTCAAATCCAGTATCCTCCTGGCTGTTTGAGACGTGGTCCAAGGACGAACTGCGCGATATGCTGGACTCCAATGGGATCAAAGCAAGTGCCACAGAGAGCAAGGACCAGCTGCTCAACGCCGTCAGGGAGAACTTCGACAAGATCGCCTCCAAAATGAAGATCTCAGGGCTGTACCCTTCGAACAACTTCTTTGACAAGTGGACTGCCGCGGATTTGAAGCAGTGGCTAGACAAGTTCAAGGTCCCTTACGACGCCAAAATCGCCGACAAAAGAGACGAACTGCTGCACACAGTCAAGCAGAATATTTATCAGATGTCCTCGTTTTTGGAGCAAGAAAGATTGAACTTGCTAAAGTCCATTGACCTCACGGGTAAACAGCTATATGACAAGGCTGGTGAGCTAAAATCTGACGTCTTCGACGAGTGGTCCAACGCAGATATCGAAAAATGGCTTCAGAGCCACGAGGTGCCCATCAAGGACAGACTCGTCTCGTCGCACGAGTACATGGTAGACTTGGCAAACGAGCACAAGGACTTGCTAAAGGACGACATCAACTGGTACTTATCGGTCAGCAAAAGGAAGGTTTCCCCATTCTTGGAGAAGACCCCAGAGTACGCCTCCTACATGTGGGACACCTCTAAACAGTACATGGGCGACCTGTTGGAAAAGACCAAAGAGACAAAGGGTCAGGTTGACGACGTTATCAATGACACTTTCCTTGTCGGCATAGAAAGCTGGCCAAAGGAcaggttgaagaagtttttggaCTACCGTGGTATCAAATACTCTTACTTTGCGACTAAGAAAGAGCTCGCGGACCTTGCTGTTGCCTACAGGAACAAACCACTAAAGGACTTGAAGCATTACATGAAGAGTGGATTGGACACAATGGGTGAAGCCAAGGACTGGGCCATGGAAAAGAGAGACGAGTTCATGGACTCGGAAGTCTACGATAACATGGCAAACCacttgaaaaacttgaacgAAAACGCGGGTAATATGAAGGACGACCTGGCCAACAGGTTAAGTGACGCCTTCAGCAACTGGTCCGCTGACGATCTAAAGGCATACCTTAACCAATTTGGCGTTCAAAGCGACTCATACTCGAAGGAAGACTTAGTCAACTTGGCAAAGGATAACACCCAATGGTTCTTTGGAGTCCCCACCAAACAACCTGTCTACAAAAAGATCGCCAATACCATTCAGGACTACGCGAAGAGAGGcttgatgatgatattcAATCGTTAGTTTGAGGACTATTTTTTGTAGCTCTAAcctttttttcatttttatcTTATTcatttctctttctatatttCCTTTCTGTCTACTTTCCACGATCCTTCTTTAGTACCTCTTTTATAACTGAGTATATTCCATTTTATTCAAATGAGTATAAGTGTGCCCAATCATCCCAAGTTGAAATATCTCAACTGTATCCCGAACTATGTCGCAACAATCTTTTGCTGCGAACGAGTTCAGCATGTTGCattttttgagaaaaaaaaataaatcgACGAAAAGACGATTAAAAATGAAATCGTTATATAATTCAATAAGTGAGTTGCAAACTCCTTGGGTTTTCTAAGAGGGGATCCATAGTCAACTGAACGCAAACTGCAAGATGGCTAGATATGCATGGTATACAAGAGTCACAGATACACTACATAGACTGACGGTGCTATCTCTGGTCGGTGGTACTCTCTATATGGCTGGCGGACTGGTGTATACGCTGTATATGAACGGTAAACGGTACGAGAAGCAAGTCACTGCCAAGTCTGCTGCAATtaaagaaaatggagagAATGAGGCGAAGGAGTAGAGGCAATCAAATGGGAACAATGAAAGCTTCTACCTCTTCTCACAACCTACAAATaacaataaaaaaattctcaACCATGCTCTCAATAATCCTGTCTATAACGACCCCTCCAAAGGTACAATcatatacgtatatattTGTTATAATGTTCTAAATATTCTCTACCGACTAAATTGGTGGCAGTTTATTGTAAATTGCAAAGAACAAAATGCAACAGGGGACGTTAAATTAGATCTTGGTTTTTTTGGAGCTTAAAGTCGCTTCATTTGCTCCACGTCTcctcttcattttcttcctctttttggCTGTGCCATCGTGGTACAGATTGTCCCTTGACAGTCGCTGGTAACGATCTTTTAGCCGTTGAATATCCTGAGTAGCCTGTGGGTTTATAGGTATAATGTTTTCCTTGGAACAAGGCGTCATACACTGAGGGCATTTCATAGATTTATCGTTTGAGCTACTCAGTTCTGTCGTTATGCGGGGCAGCACATCACCACATGGTACCACATAGACAAAGGTGGACTTCATATCGTCACCTAATATATCATCTCCAAAGTTGCACCGTAGAAATATCCCACTTGCGGTTTTCACCTCATCCAAATTGGCCAACTCCACTACATCATGTATTCTTTTTATATGGCTCAGTTGTTTTATTTGTGATGTAGAATAGCAGCCTTTGCTGGGAGAGGCAAGCATCCACTCCAAGATAGACTCTTTGTTGTACAGGTAGCCTTTATAATCACTTACAATAGGCAACCGTAAAGGCGTATTGGTCACTCTGCAAACTTTCCATCGCGAAACGCTGTTAAACTCATTCGTCTCTATCTTACTTCTTTTCACCTCAGGATCCAACGACAACTTCAAGTTTTGCACTTTACTGATTGACCCACCATCGTTACCCATCGTTGTTTTGAGTAGGTATGTAGAGCGCGACCAGTTGAAGTTATGAAGATCACACATACGTTCATATTGTACATTTTTatgaaaaggaaaaattATATGCGAGACGATTATACTATACTTACATATCAGGCAGCACCAGCAGATTGCGGATTCCTCTTACTATCTTCGTGCTGTTTTACCGCTGCCTGTCTAATCTGTTGGTCAATGGCTGAGGCAGAAATGcctttttcctttatgATGTTTTGAATTACTAAAGACTCCTTCTCTAGTTtatccactttcttctggTAGAAAATGATCGCATCTTGTGCACTCTTGTCCACAAAATAACCGGTGCCCACGTCGACCATAAACATTTGATTATCCTTGATGACTGCTGGAATGTATAGAGAAGATGAGGCAGGCATCATTATACTCTGgttttcgttttcttttgcaGATATGGTTTTGATATCATCGATACATTCGAGAAATTTGTTCTTGGCAACCAGCAAGGCCTGCAATGATTGCTGAAAGTGTTGCAATTCTTGACTGAATTGCTGTTTGACAGTGTTTAGCTGTTCCAAATTCAATTTCGTCAAGTCAACTGTGTATAATGGGATCCGTGGAAGAGGGTGATTATAAGAGTTAGTAAAAAGATGTGTTCATGCATAAATATATGGTGAAATATATGTCATACTCTTTTGTTGAGACATGTGGAAGTAGGGTTGTGTTTAGTGTGTTGATTTTATGCGGTGATGCCAAACGCTACAACTTTTGATGAAGTACCTACTGGCAACTTTTCACATTAGatgctttttttttgctttttttcAAGCTTATTgaaagagcaagaagagaagCGGAAGAGAATTACCGAAAGAAACCATACCCGTGTCAAGTAACTATCGTACATATTTCAATGTGTCTTTCATTGAAGAGGTGGTCCACAATATAAACTTGTTTCAAGCTCTACGTATAACAGGTCCCTTACCATAAACACAACCGGCTTAACAATAGGTCCACGGTTTTCAATGCAATAAATGATACACCAACGTTACGCTATCCTTCTCGTTTATGCAGAATTGATTCGAGTTAGGACATGGAATACCTCTTCACGTTTTAGATAGAGTTCGTCTCGGAAGAACTgtcaaatacaaaaaacTCATTGGTGAAAAATTAAACATCTTTAGGATTCCTCTGTACTACCAAAAAAGCACAACCATACGAGTCTGCGAACTCATTTGCTGCGTGCATTAGGTATCTCAGAACCGGAGATAATGAACAACACAAACCCTacatctttcaaaagtATTTTAGCTGGTGTCAAACGACTGCGTAACCAAGCGGGAGAAGGTGATTCCGATACGAGTACGAATGCAGTGAAATCAAGGCAACAGAAGGCACCTCTTAGTCATGGGCAGGATTCAAGCCGATTACCAAGCTCAACCAAGGTCACAAATACCTTCAACCAACAACGTTTTGTGCGGGACACGGACAGTAGAGCTACAGGTTCCACGACCCAGAATAAGTTTCAACCTACTGTCGCTAAGGGGCCGTCACTCGGGAAGACTGTACTGGTCAATACAACACAGAAGGAAAATCCGCTGCTTGCggatttgaagaatacTGCTTGGAGGTACATATCCTCTACTGctacaagaaaaatatactATGACtatttcatcaaaaatCGTTCTGTGTTGTTTCTAACGCTTTCGTATCATAAATTGTACCCTGACTATCTAGAGAGACGAATGCTACCGTTAAAAGTCAACGAAAACAATATATTAATATTTGTCAAGGATGATGATTCGCATTCGGAGGAGACTTTGACGGAGATTACCAAGATTGCCATGTTCAATGGGTTTACACTTTTATTGgctttcaattttgaacaagcAGCCAAATATATAGAGTACTTAAATACAGCATAGAGCTCTCGTAAAATCAAGAAATTAATGAAGCTCACAGTGGTGgcctcatcctcatctttCAGATTAGAATCCCTAAAATTCGTTATATTTTCTCGCAGGGTCATATTTcacagaaagaaaaataaaagataGTATTAGGTGACATGCACAAACGCAAACGGCACTATAGCGCGCAGATCTATTGGCTCTCAAGGTAGAATGGAGAACCGCTTATGCCACACGATGGTCAATGAAGAAATATTACGGGAATTTGACCCCCTCAGCGGTAGGAATACCGCAACAACCAGCACGAAGCCAAGCCCAGAGCAGACATCCGAACAACAAAGTGACAATTCCACTCATATATCGGGACAAGACTTGCGGGATGAATCTCATGGTCGCGTCGAATCTGAAAGAGAGGACCCGCCTCTAGGATTCCAATTGTTCATCCAACAACTCAAAACACCGGAAGCTGAACCGATTGTGAAATATTTGAAGTCATTCCTCCATAACTTCTGCACTAGGAGAGTTCTATGGAGCGCTTCCGAACAACAGAAATTGATTTCGGACTTCAAAACGTTTATATATGACAAACTGTTGGTCTTTGAGCCCTTCAAATCGTTAACAGAGTCACAGTTAACCAACGCTCAAGAGGGTCTGGAGAAACTCATCATGGGGAAGCTTTACAGCAGGTGCTTCTCGCCGTCGTTGAAGGATTCTTTGAACGTCAAGTTGGATGATGAGCATGAGGGGGACTTGCTTGGGGATATAAAACTACGAGCGAAAACCGAGGAATACCAGTTTATAGAGTTGGAAAATTTGGATATCTCTACTGAGATTTCTAcaaagttgaacaagtttaTGAAACTAGCGATTAATGAACTCAGTAAGATTAATAAGTTCAAGGCTCCTCGCGATAAAGTTGTTTGTATTTTGAACTGTTGCAAAGTTATCTTTGGTTTACTGAGACACAACAACTTGGATAAAGAAGGTGCCGATAGTTTTATACCGTTGCTCATAACTGTTGTTTTGAAGGGGAATGTTGGGAATCTCTATTCTAACGTCAAATATATCGAAAGGTTTAGGGACAACAAGTTTATGAAAAGCGAGGAAACGTACTATTTGAGTAGCGTCCTTGGGGCTATAAATTTTATTCAAGAGATGGATGAATCGACGTTGACCATTGCAGACAGGGATACTTTCCGGAAAAAATATCTGAGCAACCAGGACACGCTGGAGGAACAACGTCGCAAAGAGACAGACGAGACTGTGAATAATAACAATGACACTTTATTGCCCACTACTCTAGACGACGTGACAAACAGCATGGCCACCATGGTCAACGATTTCCTGCTTTCGTACGGCGGGAAGAACGCAACGGGCGTCACGCCCACACAGCCTACAGTGGCCAACGACCAAAATGCCACCCAGGAGATCGCAGAGCAAGAAAACGACGCCCACATCAACAGACTGATACTTCAACTGGAAGAGAGGGACAATGAGGAGGCGCTGGACACGTTGCAGTCAATGTTCCCGGACATAGACAAGGACATTATCCACGACATCGGTGAGGCGAAACGGTACAGAATCGGCGAGTGTGTCGATGCGCTGTTACAGATATTCAATTAGGACACGTCACCGTGCTACTAGCTAACAACACTTAGTAAGCACCCCACAACAGTATACCATCCTCTTCGGTCCAAGCCCTAACTCACTGCTCAAAAACTAGGGCTTGGATTCGAATtcgaatttcttggaaaaaagagaaaaaaagcaaTTTCTCGAAGATATCTGGCCAGCTGGGCGCCTTTATATAAAGAGTGGGAATTGTTCCGATGGGCTGTTGATTGCATCGAGGACGGGTCTACGAGTACAGAGACCCAGTAAGgacaaacaaacaaagtACAGAAACATATCCCGCGATGAGGTGGTCTGatctgtttgttttggGGGCGCTGACGGTTCCTTCGCTTGCGCAACCGAACGAGCAAACCGCTTTTTCTACGAAGAATGACATGACACCCTTTTGCAAGATAGATAAGGACGAGAAGTTGGGGCCCAACTGTGATGCCAGCATTACTGCGATtaacaacatcaacaggAAGATAAGAAGCGACCTAGTTGGCCTAGTACAGAccgatttcttcaagtactttaAATTTGACCCACTGAAGAAGTGCGCCATTTGGGAGAACAACGATGGTTTGTGCTTCAGCAGAAGCTGTGCCATCGACGTTGTAGAGGATTGGGACAGTCTCCCAGCTTATTGGCAGCCAGAGGTGTTGGGTGGGTTGAGCAACGACACAAACTCGGACACAGAAAGTTTGGGCCATGACAACGACGTTTCTTTCCTGAATCAGTTGTGTGAAAAGCATGAGCCCCTATTGCCCGCTGACtttgatgaggaggacATCAATTACTACGATGTAACGGACTTCACAAGCGACACGGCTGTGCTTGTCGATTTGACCGCTAACCCAGAACGGTTTACTGGCTACGGTGGCCAACAAGCGGGTCAAATATGGCAAAGTATCTACGCGGAGAATTGTTTCCCAGCGGATGATGGTCAAGAACAGTGTTTGGCGAAGGACGGATTTTATAGAATGATGTCGGGGTTGCATGCATCTATTGGTACACACTTATCAAATGACCATTTGAACACAGAGACTGGTAAATGGGGCCCTGATTTGGACTTGTTCATGGCCAGGGTTGGGAATTTCCCAGACAGAGTGTCAAACATATATTTCAACTATGCGGTTGTCGCAAAGGCTCTATGGAAAGTCAAACCGTACTTGAAACACTTGGATTTCTGTACCGACTACGATAACGACGTCAAGTCGAAGATTCTAAACATTGTCTCTCAATTGGACAGCAAGATCTTTGACGAAAACTTGATGTTCGAGAATCAAGTGGATTCAGTCTTGAAGGATGAATTCAGAAAGAGATTTAAAAACGTGACAAGAATCATGGATTGTGTTCATTGCGATCGATGCAAAATGTGGGGGAAAGTCCAGACAACAGGTTATGCAACAAGTTTAAAGATCCTGTTCGAATTGGATGAGTCGGATGAACTGTCAATGCAACGTGTCGTTGATAAGTTAACTAAATTCGAACTGATTGCACTGATTAATACTTTTGGTAGATTGTCAAACTCTATTGAAGCtatcaacaattttgagAAATTGTACAACAAAAGAATGGACAATAACTCCGGTGTGGCATCTTTTTTACAGAACAACTTCTTTAAGTTACTGTCCAAAGCCACCGACAGCATTCGTGACAAGATCAACGGGTCTATCAATGGTAGTGGAACTCTGGGCAAAAAGGACgaagagaaacagaaagCCCCCAAACAGCCAGCGTCTCCCAAATTTGTTGATTTAAAGATGCCCCAAAGGAAGATAGAGGAAAAGGACAAGGGTACCACCGGTGTTTCCTCTAACAGGTGGAAGAGAGCTTGGGAGACAGAGTGGCACAACTATAAAGAGGCCGTTCGTTTCGTTTGGAGAAGCTACGTCGATTTGCCAAGAAATCTTTGGAACCTGATTTTAGTCAACGCGAACAGACTGTGGAACTCGTTCATCGGCGTCACTGGATACCTGagtgaggaggaggaagaccCGTCAGTTTATAAATTAGACTTTCAATGATTTATACGTACGTAAAGAACTCAGTTTAGGGAtagaaaacaaaagatGGCAACTCGGTTATGAACTGTTCCCACCAGTCCAAAGAaggttttcaaagaatgatTACCACTTTAATAAGTGCCCAGTACCCAGATTACGTTACGTGTGCGGTTTGTTCAGTTTGCctgtttctgcttcttgtTCTGCCTGATTTTTTGACCAGACTTGTTTTCTGATCGCCTTATATTACTCTGTTGCGGTTGATGGTCGttttcgtcatcatcgtcttcctctgcgtcttcgtcctcttcctcctcctcctcatcatcctcttcctcctcttctccGCCTCTAAACCTCTTGGCATTTTGATTGTCGTTTTCGTTAAACTGCTTTTTCGCTTCAGTGATCAGCTTATTTGTCGATATCAGTTCCGAGGCTCTCGCCAATTTAATAGGGTCTCGTCTTATAACAAACTTGAAATCTTCCAACTTGACTTTATTCTTGCCCGTGGCCCTCGATGCTCGATAGGCAGAAGTACATATATCGACAAGGTAACCGGAGAGTAAATCGTCCACACACTGCACAGTTTCAGGTAGAGGCTGTGCTACATCCCCGTACGCATAGAGCAATGAGTTGACATCCTTGCTGAACAAGTTAGtttttttgatcttcttAGACATCGGCTGGGGAATTTTCAGCGAGGATGCGTTGTGAGTGTGTCTTTAGAAAACTGTCTGTACACTCTATAACTGTAGTATTGatggtttttcttttcttaATGAAATTTTCAACGCTTTTCCAGTTTAACCGAGAAACTATCTACAGCGGGAGGATTGACTATGAACCAGACACCCAGCCTCTTACGAAGAAACATCATATGATTGCTTGCTCAATGTCCTCGGTCGGTTTACTATCGTAGATTGCTGTGTAGTAGACACGTCCCGCCACCGACACTTTTTAGAGTGCTCATGACGTCGCAAGTCCAGGGGCTTCCAAAACCGCCCCAAATATGATCCCACGTAGCTCTGGCTCCTGGTACGCTAGTGCGCGAAGCCGACTGTTGCTGCCCGGTGCAGTCTACTACGGGTGCTGGAGTTGCTGGTGGGCGATGGCATCAACGCTCCCTCTAACTCCGCTGTTAGCTCCGCTGTTAGCTCCGCTGTTAGCTCCGCTGTTAGCTCCGCCACAGCGGACCGCACCGCTCCGAGCACATGGTGCGAGTGTCGAGACACCAAAACGGATGGAAAGCGAAGAGTGGACTCTCTCCGGTGCTGTGCCCAGGGGGTAACATTACATTTATATAAACGTCAGTGAGTGACTAGGACACACAGGTTGTTGAAGGGAGAACTGTCTCATTGCAGATTTGGTGGTCACGgcttttcttgttttccccctctctctctctcagCAAGACTTTCAGTTCAATTTGTGTGCACTTCCCTGAAAACCACCCATCTTGTAACCCGACTGCCGAACCAAGAGCTAAAGCATTCCGCCACATccaaggaaaagaaaacaatgTCCTCTAATTTGAATGTCGGTATTGTC
This DNA window, taken from Huiozyma naganishii CBS 8797 chromosome 7, complete genome, encodes the following:
- the KNAG0G03590 gene encoding uncharacterized protein (ancestral locus Anc_8.869), whose product is MGNDGGSISKVQNLKLSLDPEVKRSKIETNEFNSVSRWKVCRVTNTPLRLPIVSDYKGYLYNKESILEWMLASPSKGCYSTSQIKQLSHIKRIHDVVELANLDEVKTASGIFLRCNFGDDILGDDMKSTFVYVVPCGDVLPRITTELSSSNDKSMKCPQCMTPCSKENIIPINPQATQDIQRLKDRYQRLSRDNLYHDGTAKKRKKMKRRRGANEATLSSKKTKI
- the MSC1 gene encoding double-strand break repair enhancer MSC1 (similar to Saccharomyces cerevisiae MSC1 (YML128C); ancestral locus Anc_8.867) codes for the protein MKLFSVLAGGAVLAQVCVAKQSVFSFENWSQKDLTDYLQDHADNLKDIGSMSLDELKKDALQMWEKNAQPKPWWQVWKSDEWSFPWTSAGGGSNPVSSWLFETWSKDELRDMLDSNGIKASATESKDQLLNAVRENFDKIASKMKISGLYPSNNFFDKWTAADLKQWLDKFKVPYDAKIADKRDELLHTVKQNIYQMSSFLEQERLNLLKSIDLTGKQLYDKAGELKSDVFDEWSNADIEKWLQSHEVPIKDRLVSSHEYMVDLANEHKDLLKDDINWYLSVSKRKVSPFLEKTPEYASYMWDTSKQYMGDLLEKTKETKGQVDDVINDTFLVGIESWPKDRLKKFLDYRGIKYSYFATKKELADLAVAYRNKPLKDLKHYMKSGLDTMGEAKDWAMEKRDEFMDSEVYDNMANHLKNLNENAGNMKDDLANRLSDAFSNWSADDLKAYLNQFGVQSDSYSKEDLVNLAKDNTQWFFGVPTKQPVYKKIANTIQDYAKRGLMMIFNR
- the COX14 gene encoding Cox14p (similar to Saccharomyces cerevisiae COX14 (YML129C); ancestral locus Anc_8.868), whose protein sequence is MARYAWYTRVTDTLHRLTVLSLVGGTLYMAGGLVYTLYMNGKRYEKQVTAKSAAIKENGENEAKE
- the GIM5 gene encoding Gim5p (similar to Saccharomyces cerevisiae GIM5 (YML094W); ancestral locus Anc_8.873) yields the protein MSQQKIDLTKLNLEQLNTVKQQFSQELQHFQQSLQALLVAKNKFLECIDDIKTISAKENENQSIMMPASSSLYIPAVIKDNQMFMVDVGTGYFVDKSAQDAIIFYQKKVDKLEKESLVIQNIIKEKGISASAIDQQIRQAAVKQHEDSKRNPQSAGAA
- the ERO1 gene encoding ER oxidoreductin (similar to Saccharomyces cerevisiae ERO1 (YML130C); ancestral locus Anc_8.877) — translated: MRWSDLFVLGALTVPSLAQPNEQTAFSTKNDMTPFCKIDKDEKLGPNCDASITAINNINRKIRSDLVGLVQTDFFKYFKFDPLKKCAIWENNDGLCFSRSCAIDVVEDWDSLPAYWQPEVLGGLSNDTNSDTESLGHDNDVSFLNQLCEKHEPLLPADFDEEDINYYDVTDFTSDTAVLVDLTANPERFTGYGGQQAGQIWQSIYAENCFPADDGQEQCLAKDGFYRMMSGLHASIGTHLSNDHLNTETGKWGPDLDLFMARVGNFPDRVSNIYFNYAVVAKALWKVKPYLKHLDFCTDYDNDVKSKILNIVSQLDSKIFDENLMFENQVDSVLKDEFRKRFKNVTRIMDCVHCDRCKMWGKVQTTGYATSLKILFELDESDELSMQRVVDKLTKFELIALINTFGRLSNSIEAINNFEKLYNKRMDNNSGVASFLQNNFFKLLSKATDSIRDKINGSINGSGTLGKKDEEKQKAPKQPASPKFVDLKMPQRKIEEKDKGTTGVSSNRWKRAWETEWHNYKEAVRFVWRSYVDLPRNLWNLILVNANRLWNSFIGVTGYLSEEEEDPSVYKLDFQ
- the TAF13 gene encoding Taf13p (similar to Saccharomyces cerevisiae TAF13 (YML098W); ancestral locus Anc_8.878), translated to MSKKIKKTNLFSKDVNSLLYAYGDVAQPLPETVQCVDDLLSGYLVDICTSAYRASRATGKNKVKLEDFKFVIRRDPIKLARASELISTNKLITEAKKQFNENDNQNAKRFRGGEEEEEDDEEEEEEDEDAEEDDDDENDHQPQQSNIRRSENKSGQKIRQNKKQKQAN
- the RAD10 gene encoding DNA repair protein RAD10 (similar to Saccharomyces cerevisiae RAD10 (YML095C); ancestral locus Anc_8.874) translates to MNNTNPTSFKSILAGVKRLRNQAGEGDSDTSTNAVKSRQQKAPLSHGQDSSRLPSSTKVTNTFNQQRFVRDTDSRATGSTTQNKFQPTVAKGPSLGKTVLVNTTQKENPLLADLKNTAWRYISSTATRKIYYDYFIKNRSVLFLTLSYHKLYPDYLERRMLPLKVNENNILIFVKDDDSHSEETLTEITKIAMFNGFTLLLAFNFEQAAKYIEYLNTA
- the VPS9 gene encoding guanine nucleotide exchange factor VPS9 (similar to Saccharomyces cerevisiae VPS9 (YML097C); ancestral locus Anc_8.876) — its product is MVNEEILREFDPLSGRNTATTSTKPSPEQTSEQQSDNSTHISGQDLRDESHGRVESEREDPPLGFQLFIQQLKTPEAEPIVKYLKSFLHNFCTRRVLWSASEQQKLISDFKTFIYDKLLVFEPFKSLTESQLTNAQEGLEKLIMGKLYSRCFSPSLKDSLNVKLDDEHEGDLLGDIKLRAKTEEYQFIELENLDISTEISTKLNKFMKLAINELSKINKFKAPRDKVVCILNCCKVIFGLLRHNNLDKEGADSFIPLLITVVLKGNVGNLYSNVKYIERFRDNKFMKSEETYYLSSVLGAINFIQEMDESTLTIADRDTFRKKYLSNQDTLEEQRRKETDETVNNNNDTLLPTTLDDVTNSMATMVNDFLLSYGGKNATGVTPTQPTVANDQNATQEIAEQENDAHINRLILQLEERDNEEALDTLQSMFPDIDKDIIHDIGEAKRYRIGECVDALLQIFN